The Chitinophaga pinensis DSM 2588 region ACCTGAAAGAACATCACGAAAAATTCTTCATATCGCTGCAGAATAACTACAAGCAATATGATGGTAAACGTAGCATAAATCTTTAGTAAAATATAAAAAACAACAGAACCATGAGTCAGAACAACCCCCTTTTCGAACCTATTCACGGTATCAGCTTATTCGATTATTCCGCAGCCAACGCAAAACTGGCAAACGGTGTAGCTGTTGATACGATCTGTGCTGCTCTCGGAGTAGAAATTCCGGTATGGGAAGACGCAAGCCAGGGATGGACACAGCGTATGCAGGAAGATTCCGACTTCATCGTAATCACGCAGATGGGTACTTACTTTGCACAGGCTGGCGAACACCCTAAATTAGGTGGTCTGCAACCTGCTGGTGGCGCAGGTAATGCTGCTAATCTGCAAAGACTGGCGACAGACCGTTACTTCTACGAAGAACTGTGTGGCGCACGTACCGCAGCATATGAAGCAGGTCTGGACGGCGCACAATGGATACAGACGAACTACGGTATCTCGCTGGGCGACTTCCAGGAAGTAGCTATGCAGTGGATGCAGTTACAATCTTCTCTGAGCGATGAAGAAATCCTGGAGTACACCAACTATATGGACGCGAAAAGACAGGAATACGCCAGAAAATTTGCCGATGAAAATGGCGGCAATATCGCTGATGATGTTGACTTCTAATCACATTAAAAAAGCCTTTCAGCATTACACTGAAAGGCTTTTATTTTTATATACACAACCAACTAATAAACTTCATCATTCCGCTCCTGCACAAATGCAGGATGTCCATTGATCCATCCATGTACGCCGCCACACGTCACCTCATACCAGATCCATTTCTTACCATCTGTTACCACCTCCTGCATGTTCGCGCCCATAAATCCCAGCACCGCGTTTTCAGGGATCACCAGTATCGATGGTAAAGTAGAATCCGGCCATTCATACATCGGTACATCCGCTACCGCCAGTAGTTTCAGATCTCCTCTTAAAGGCACGGAAGGTACATTAAACCGGATCTTATTCCGTGGATACAATTGTAACATATCAGCCGCATCCTTGATCAGATGTGCGATCCGCAGGTCCTCCGCCCCTTCCGGCAATGTGATCAGCTTAAAATAATTACGTCCGTTTCTGCTGAAGGAAAAGAAGGTACTATCTTTTCTCAGCACATTATAGATATGCGTATCACCATATGCCAGTTCACTGACGATCGGATAATCGGCAAAGAAATACATATTACCTATCCCCGCAGCAGCCCCGCCATCTTCAAAAAGCGTATAGCTCATTTCAACCGGATGCCCGTTTTCATGATAAAGCGTTGCATTCAGCGTATCCCTGCCAGCCACCGGCGGCATACTGGCATTTGACAGCTGTAAAGACGATTCAGCAATCAACCCTATCAAACCATCAATTACATACATTTCCCCCTGCAATGAATCAGGCTCCGCTATCATATCTGCTGTGGCAGTAATACTGTCAATGGCCACCGCGGCACTGTCAGTCATGATGCTGTCAGTCGGAGAGGGACTACTTGCCTGGGTGATACAACCGGCAGCTAAAAATACACCTAAAGTACTCAGGATAAATATGTTGACATCTTTTATCCATTTCATGACATAGAGTTATATTATTTATTTCTCAAATATAACTCTATTTCTTTTCTATCACCATATTCACCACACTCATTGGTGGTAAAGATACCTTCACCCCTCCTGTCGCACTGCCTCCGTAAGGGATCAGCGCCGCATAATTATCCGGCCCTCCGGATACGCCCGTCGGTCCTGCACCATTTACAAATACCTTCCGTGAAAAACCAGTCACTCCCTCCCCTCCTGTCAACACATACCAGTAGAAACGGGCCCCGGGAAGAAAATTCTTAAAATTCACCGTCACATTACGTGTAATATTTGCCCTGTTCACCAATGTCAATCCCACCTCTCCGGAACTGAATGTTGACGCATAGGCACTGATACTCGAATTACTATCTGTTACAGTTGCATTAATTCCTCTGTCTCCCAGGAATTTCTGAAAGAAATACTGGTAATAAAAAGCGGGTCTGGGCGTCCATTTTGTCTCACCTGAAAGCGATTCTCCCTGACTGAATAATCCATGGTCATTACCGTTCTCCCATGCATTTGCCAGGTCCCAGCGACTGGACATACCAAATTTATTACGGATCAGCTCTCCCCATACCATCACCGCGTGCATACCTGCCACCTGCGATACCATCTGCTGAGAACCTACAGCAAATATGTTCCACTCCGTCAGCGCAACAGGTTTTGCCGCCACGCTATTCGCAGTAAAAGAACCATTGACATGATCATAAATAGCTTTCGTGACAGTAGCGGCAGAAGCCAGTATTTCCTGCGGATTTGAATTCGTATTATAAGGGGTGAAATAACTATGAACGATATAAAAATCAGCTGTAGCGCCTACCTGTTGTAATACGCCGGCATTCCATTTTTTATCGGTATCGGTCGCCCAGATGGCCGGCTCATGCTCCAGCAACTGAGCGCCGATGTAAATGGTCTTTCCTGTTTCTGCTGCTGCCTTACGCATAGAGTCAGCAAATACCTTGTAATGACGGCCATATAACTCTCCGCTGATCACCTGTGGCTGCCCATCCTTATTCTGCGTTACATCTATTCTGTAACCGGCCTGCCAGGTGCCATTACTTTCATTACCGATCTCCCAGTAACGGGTACGTCCGTTGTCATACCTTACCCAGTCTGCCGCCAGGTGTGCCGCAGCAGCAACCGGATTCGCAGCAGTACTATATCTGGCGTAGCCATAATTCACCGTAATCATTCCCTCATTCCCCGTTTGCTGTAACATACTGTAATAGTTGTTGACAGACAATGTCCAGTCAGCCGTATTGTTACCATACCAATACCCGGGATCTGTCTTGTTTCCATCTGCATCTGTCAGCTGTACAGGTGCATCCGCAGGCGGTATACCTACCTGTCCGTTCCAGAAATACACACTGCTGATATTCCCTCCGGGAAAGCGGATAATACCCGTACGCAGATTAGTCAGATGTCCTATCAGTTTCGGCTGATTCACCATCTGGCTCATATAGGGATTGCTGTTATTGCCAAACAGCGCAGGAGAAATCTTCGTAGTGATCGTCGATGCATCCACCGTAACGAGATACGGGGCAGATCCAGGCAATGCGGCTTCCGTGAAAGTGCCTGCCTTAAAAGTCTTTGGCGCCCATGACGACATAAAGAAGCCTATACTGGACGCCAGTGCAGGATCTTCAGGTACTATCACCGTAGTACCGGAGGTGTCCGTCTCTTCTCCCTCGTATGGTTCACCACTGTTTTTGTTGCAGGCCGTACACAACAATATTTCCGAACATAAAAAAAACAGGACCAATATGCGCTTCATTCTTAAATACGTATTAATAAGTTTGTGCTATAACAGGTCCGCAGTAAAACTACTGCAGACCTGTCATTGATATTACTATCTGATCTTCACTATCCTGAAATTGTCATATGCAGCATTGTAGACGTCTACAGGTGCATCTTCTGTAATGAAGCGATAACCAAAAGCTACCACACCACCTGCTTTCAACAGGTCGCCCATTGTCTGTGCACCCGCACCGGTACCTTCTTTACCATCTGCCACTGTTTTGAAAGCAGACAAAGGCACCGTTATCGTCTGCCACGCGCCTTTCGTTTCAAACTTTGCACCGGCAGCGCCTGACCATGGCATATAGCGATACGCATAATTATCTCCGAAACGCAACACATTTACACCAGCCGTCCAGGGCTCTTTTGTGCTGATCTCAAACTTCAATGCATAACTGGAAGCCTGCTCCGTCATGATCGCAGCCGTGAACATCGGTACATCATTGAAGTTACCCGAACGGTTACCATTCCACCATGCGCCATCATTCACACCTACGCCACCGAAAATGTTCTGTAAATAGCCTCCTCTTGTACCGGGGAACAAAGTGGCATCTGTCGTTCTGTTAGCGCCCCAGTAAGCCCAGTTAAAAACAGCCTTCTCACCTGTCTCCCCGTCAGCCGTCAGATTACTGATCACATTTCCGCTCTCATGATCATTCAGCGGACCATCCGAGACAGCCGTACCATATTTCGCCTGTATGACCAGTCTCCCGGTATCATCCCCCAGCGCCGGCATGATCATCCCTACCCTGGTTCCTGCATCGTCTGCGATAAAATCGGTTACTTCTCTACCTCCAGGAAACACGATTTTGTCGATCAGCCATAAGCTGGAACCATAAATGATAAGGGAATCTCCTGCCAGCGCATTTTCATTCGATATGGCGACAATCGATGGAGGAGGAATTTCCAGGGTGAATGAATAACTTGTTTCACCATGACTGGTGATGATATGGATGGTATTGGGTACATCCGGATCTGTAGCCTCTGTAGGCGCATTATCCGGGATCGTGACTATCAGGTGCGTACGGGTATTGTAAGTGGGATTAAAGTACGCCGCTTGCCCGTTAAAAGCTATTTTAACGATACCATCAAGGTTTTGTCCTGTGATCAGGATTAAAGTACCAGGCAGAGTCCCGGCGAAAGTACTGTCTGTCTTGCTGGCATCCAGCAGACTGACACCTGTCACGACAGGCGGCGCACCACTGCTGCCGTCGTCCTTGGAACAGGCAGCGCAAAACACAGTGAACAGGATCAATAAATACAACGGCAACCTGTTCATATAACGGATAAACGTGAATATATTACGGGTCATGATCAGTCAGTTTTAATTAGAATTGATAAGGTACCGGGGGCTTCCTTAAATTAGGTGCAGCAGTCAGTTCAGCCGCCGGCAACGGCAACAGGAAATTGCTCTGAGTCACATTGTAGAATGCCGGCACATCAGAAGTGATCGTCCAGGAAGTCGCATTCGTAGCAGCATTGGCAGCAACACGATAAGTACCCCTGTCCTGCGCATTAATCAGCGAAATCGCTTTCGCAGGATCATAGTAATACAACCTCACGAGATCATACCAGGCCTGTCCTTCCATAGCTAACTCCAGTCTTCTTTCAATATAAATATCATCCCAGGTAAGCACCGTCTTTTCAGGTACACCCGCTCTTTTTCTCACCTTATTGAAGTACAGCAATGCCTGTGCATTAGTAGTAGAAGCAGACTTCCCCAGCAATGCTTCCGCATAGATCAGGTATACATCCGCAAGTCGTAACATATAGGTATTAATCTCTGTATGCTGCTGCGTCACCTTACCATCATTATCTTCCGGACGGCCCACCACATATTTCTTCACCCATGCCCTTGCATTGTATCGCTCCGTACCCACGTAGTTCCAGGGCACCTGCAATTCCTGTATGATCTTCTTGCCGGGATTATTGGGATCATCTACCGACTGATGGATATAGGAATAATGATCACCAGGGAACATGAACGTTCCCTTACGACGCTTATCATCTATCCTGTATAATTTCAGCTGATCTAAGGATGCCCCGAGATCTCCTCCCCAACCATCACCGAATCCTGTTATTTCGGAACCATAGGCCAGGAATGCCTGCACACTGTTCTGTGTCCCCCAGTCGCCATCATACTTCCATTGTAAGGCAAACAGGCTCTCTGAATTATTGTTGTTCTTCACCAGGAAGAGGTCTTCGTAATTATCCATCAATGCCGCACCACTGTTCATAATCACATCATTGGCATACCAGGCGGCACTGTCCAGATCTGTCTGATTCTTTGAACCGGAAATACCGGCGCGTGTCAGGTACATTTTCGCCAGCATCCCTTCCGCCGCCCACTTTGTCAGACGCCCCTTCTGCATCGGTGCAGCCGGAAGATTTTCTGCGGCAAAACGGATGTCACGGATGATAAATTCCCATACAGATGCTATAGTATTACGGCTGATAGAAGTATC contains the following coding sequences:
- a CDS encoding DUF6620 family protein, giving the protein MSQNNPLFEPIHGISLFDYSAANAKLANGVAVDTICAALGVEIPVWEDASQGWTQRMQEDSDFIVITQMGTYFAQAGEHPKLGGLQPAGGAGNAANLQRLATDRYFYEELCGARTAAYEAGLDGAQWIQTNYGISLGDFQEVAMQWMQLQSSLSDEEILEYTNYMDAKRQEYARKFADENGGNIADDVDF
- a CDS encoding glycan-binding surface protein, with the protein product MTRNIFTFIRYMNRLPLYLLILFTVFCAACSKDDGSSGAPPVVTGVSLLDASKTDSTFAGTLPGTLILITGQNLDGIVKIAFNGQAAYFNPTYNTRTHLIVTIPDNAPTEATDPDVPNTIHIITSHGETSYSFTLEIPPPSIVAISNENALAGDSLIIYGSSLWLIDKIVFPGGREVTDFIADDAGTRVGMIMPALGDDTGRLVIQAKYGTAVSDGPLNDHESGNVISNLTADGETGEKAVFNWAYWGANRTTDATLFPGTRGGYLQNIFGGVGVNDGAWWNGNRSGNFNDVPMFTAAIMTEQASSYALKFEISTKEPWTAGVNVLRFGDNYAYRYMPWSGAAGAKFETKGAWQTITVPLSAFKTVADGKEGTGAGAQTMGDLLKAGGVVAFGYRFITEDAPVDVYNAAYDNFRIVKIR
- a CDS encoding RagB/SusD family nutrient uptake outer membrane protein, with the translated sequence MKKTNYHIYLIALACTLFAAGCSKDFLNRPPEDAIVDVNFYQTTDQILAGTAPLYNIVWFAYNDKASHGIGDGRAGILMSGSYQVDNIRMQTTDVTPEVYSSWTSFFNVVAQANQIISNLVTYTAPTVPENVKQAGIAEGRFMRGVAYSYLVQNWGAVPIIADNKVLLTDTSISRNTIASVWEFIIRDIRFAAENLPAAPMQKGRLTKWAAEGMLAKMYLTRAGISGSKNQTDLDSAAWYANDVIMNSGAALMDNYEDLFLVKNNNNSESLFALQWKYDGDWGTQNSVQAFLAYGSEITGFGDGWGGDLGASLDQLKLYRIDDKRRKGTFMFPGDHYSYIHQSVDDPNNPGKKIIQELQVPWNYVGTERYNARAWVKKYVVGRPEDNDGKVTQQHTEINTYMLRLADVYLIYAEALLGKSASTTNAQALLYFNKVRKRAGVPEKTVLTWDDIYIERRLELAMEGQAWYDLVRLYYYDPAKAISLINAQDRGTYRVAANAATNATSWTITSDVPAFYNVTQSNFLLPLPAAELTAAPNLRKPPVPYQF